Proteins from a genomic interval of Desulfofustis limnaeus:
- a CDS encoding MlaE family ABC transporter permease: MSDREPVTLNHRASLAVAECIRDGDDLLRLRLAGDWLVGCIPRSHRRLLHDLAVKPPTRLILCAADVGRWDSGLITYVLKVRKVCEQQGVGFTTEGLAAGAQRLLRLADVAMEQHAAAGRVLRVPFLERLGGQALACWHHGVEMVGFLGEVSVAFVRLLSGRARCRSSDVLTVMLNCGARALPIVSLISVLVGLILAFVGAVQLSLFGAQIYVASLVGIAVVRVMGAVMAGIIMAGRTGAAFAAELGTMQVNEEIDALRTLGIDPIEFLVLPRVLGMVLMMPLLCLYADMMGILGGLLVGVFMLDLNVMEYLEMTKKAVKLSYFWIGLFHSAVFGVLVAFAGCLRGMQCGRSASAVGAAATSAVVTGIVSIIAATAVITVICNVLGI; this comes from the coding sequence ATGTCAGACAGAGAGCCGGTAACGCTGAACCATCGAGCCAGTTTGGCTGTCGCTGAGTGTATCCGTGACGGTGATGACCTGCTTCGCCTGCGGCTGGCCGGTGACTGGCTGGTCGGCTGCATACCGCGGTCCCACCGACGGCTGCTGCACGACCTGGCGGTTAAACCGCCGACCCGGTTGATCCTGTGCGCAGCTGACGTGGGCCGGTGGGACAGCGGTCTCATCACTTATGTGCTCAAGGTGCGCAAGGTCTGCGAGCAACAGGGGGTTGGCTTTACCACCGAGGGGTTGGCGGCGGGCGCGCAACGGCTGCTGCGTCTGGCTGATGTGGCGATGGAACAGCACGCCGCTGCGGGACGTGTCCTGCGGGTACCGTTTCTGGAACGGCTTGGTGGCCAGGCCTTGGCGTGCTGGCATCATGGGGTGGAGATGGTCGGTTTTCTCGGTGAGGTGAGTGTGGCCTTCGTTCGGCTGCTGTCCGGGCGGGCGCGCTGCCGGTCATCCGATGTGCTGACGGTGATGCTGAACTGCGGTGCGCGAGCCTTGCCGATCGTCTCGCTGATCAGCGTACTGGTGGGCTTGATTCTGGCTTTTGTCGGCGCGGTACAGCTCTCCTTGTTCGGTGCCCAGATCTACGTGGCCAGTCTGGTGGGTATTGCCGTTGTCCGGGTCATGGGTGCGGTGATGGCCGGCATCATCATGGCTGGTAGAACCGGAGCGGCTTTTGCCGCCGAACTGGGCACCATGCAGGTCAACGAGGAAATAGACGCCCTGCGGACGTTGGGAATTGATCCGATCGAGTTCCTGGTACTGCCCCGGGTGCTCGGGATGGTGCTGATGATGCCGCTGCTGTGCCTGTATGCCGATATGATGGGAATTCTAGGCGGGCTGCTGGTCGGCGTGTTCATGCTCGATCTCAACGTTATGGAATATCTGGAGATGACCAAGAAGGCGGTAAAGCTCAGCTATTTCTGGATCGGGTTGTTCCACAGCGCTGTGTTCGGGGTCCTGGTCGCTTTTGCCGGTTGCCTGCGGGGGATGCAATGCGGTCGCAGTGCCTCGGCGGTCGGCGCGGCCGCCACTTCGGCAGTGGTCACCGGCATAGTCAGCATCATTGCGGCAACTGCGGTTATCACCGTGATCTGCAACGTACTTGGCATTTAA
- a CDS encoding ABC transporter ATP-binding protein codes for MTGSASPTAPAIEVQGLTMAYGDRVIQRDLSFTVAQGDVFVIMGGSGCGKSTLLRHLVGLHEPVSGIVRYRGVDFWHLSETQRQKLMRRFGILYQSGALWSSMTVKENVALPLEHYTDLPAGDIDELVSYKLALVGLAGFGNFYPSELSGGMRKRAGLARAMALDPDILYFDEPSAGLDPLSSRQLDDLIIELRDSLGTTIVVVTHELPSIFAIGTNSVFLDADSRTMIAAGDPRRLKDECENPLVRRFLNRGDTTMAENNLSQGGIA; via the coding sequence ATGACCGGTAGCGCTTCTCCGACCGCTCCGGCCATCGAAGTCCAAGGCCTGACCATGGCTTACGGCGATCGGGTAATACAAAGAGATTTGAGCTTTACCGTCGCCCAGGGAGATGTCTTTGTCATCATGGGTGGAAGTGGTTGCGGCAAGAGCACGTTGTTGCGTCATCTCGTCGGGTTACATGAGCCGGTGTCCGGAATTGTACGGTATCGCGGAGTGGATTTCTGGCATTTGAGCGAAACGCAGCGGCAAAAGTTGATGCGTCGATTCGGCATCCTCTACCAGAGCGGTGCCCTGTGGAGTTCCATGACGGTCAAGGAGAACGTGGCCCTGCCCCTGGAGCACTATACCGACCTGCCAGCGGGCGATATCGATGAACTGGTTTCCTATAAGCTGGCCTTGGTCGGTTTGGCCGGGTTTGGCAATTTTTATCCAAGCGAGTTGAGTGGTGGCATGCGCAAGCGAGCTGGTCTGGCCAGAGCCATGGCGCTTGACCCGGACATCCTCTATTTTGACGAACCGTCGGCCGGGCTTGATCCGCTCAGCAGCCGCCAGCTGGATGATTTGATCATTGAGTTGCGCGACAGTCTCGGCACCACCATTGTCGTGGTCACGCACGAACTTCCAAGTATTTTCGCCATTGGCACCAATTCGGTCTTTCTCGACGCCGACAGCCGGACCATGATCGCCGCCGGTGATCCACGACGGCTGAAAGACGAATGCGAAAACCCGTTGGTCCGTCGTTTCCTCAACAGAGGAGACACCACGATGGCGGAAAATAACCTGAGTCAAGGGGGGATAGCCTGA
- a CDS encoding MlaD family protein, producing MRGKTGKTLIGLFVLGALALVVAGVVMFGSGKLFVPSKKYVMYFDGSVKGLSVGAPVVFRGVKVGSVIDIILQGNLHDMLFTVPVIVEVDLSRFQIVGGESVSDDLDKALIERGLRAQLQPQSLVTGQLVIDVDFRPGRPMRVASDATGLPQIPTIPSTAEELAQKLEELPLQQLVNRLNELVGGLERLANSPDMQNVPQALNQAISEMHQVFATIDREVASLAAEARDVLVAVTETVDRVDRTLSFQEGAPAEMADNLNQFLNEARQSLAVFDQTVESVRSTLGDERSAYELRHALRELRRTAQALGVLADSLDRQPDILLWGKPAEEAP from the coding sequence ATGCGAGGCAAGACCGGCAAGACGCTCATCGGGCTATTCGTTTTGGGCGCCTTGGCGCTGGTGGTGGCTGGTGTCGTCATGTTCGGTTCCGGCAAGCTCTTTGTTCCGTCGAAAAAGTATGTCATGTATTTTGACGGTTCGGTCAAGGGGTTGTCGGTCGGGGCCCCGGTTGTCTTTCGTGGCGTAAAGGTGGGATCGGTGATCGACATCATTTTGCAGGGTAATCTGCACGACATGCTGTTTACCGTGCCGGTGATCGTCGAGGTCGATCTGAGCCGTTTTCAGATTGTCGGTGGCGAGAGTGTGTCCGACGATCTTGACAAGGCCTTGATCGAACGTGGTCTGCGCGCTCAATTACAGCCGCAGAGTCTGGTAACGGGACAGCTGGTGATTGATGTCGATTTTCGTCCCGGTCGGCCCATGCGTGTGGCGAGCGATGCCACCGGTCTGCCGCAGATCCCGACCATCCCGTCCACCGCCGAGGAACTGGCGCAAAAATTGGAAGAGCTGCCGCTGCAGCAGCTGGTGAATCGGTTGAACGAGTTGGTGGGGGGCCTCGAGCGCCTGGCCAACTCGCCCGATATGCAAAACGTCCCGCAGGCGTTGAATCAGGCTATCAGCGAAATGCATCAGGTGTTTGCGACGATCGATCGGGAAGTGGCGTCGTTGGCGGCGGAGGCGAGAGATGTCCTCGTGGCCGTGACCGAGACCGTGGACCGCGTGGATCGGACCTTGTCCTTCCAGGAAGGGGCACCGGCCGAGATGGCTGACAATCTCAACCAGTTTTTGAACGAGGCTCGCCAATCCTTGGCGGTCTTCGATCAGACCGTGGAATCCGTCCGCTCGACCCTCGGTGACGAGCGTTCTGCCTACGAATTGCGTCATGCCTTGCGCGAATTGCGTCGGACCGCTCAGGCGCTCGGGGTGTTGGCGGATTCCCTCGATCGCCAACCAGACATATTGCTGTGGGGCAAACCAGCCGAGGAGGCGCCATGA
- a CDS encoding PqiC family protein, with translation MNVKLRVVWWITVLAILTICAGCSSRPPTHYYALSVLADDSTMPLSPRDPERRQVLGVGPIALPAYLDHPSITIRSDETTLFRSDLHRWGGSLHDEVSRVLVENLDRLLPEERFIVLPWMETAVSDFRVQISISRFEGVAEQGVVLHGSWLLFGGRSSTPLAADTVEVREEIEGDGYRELVLAMSRCLVAMGGSIAGAIIDRQAVYTTERVTQEAP, from the coding sequence ATGAATGTGAAGTTGCGGGTCGTGTGGTGGATCACCGTACTGGCGATCCTGACCATCTGTGCCGGCTGCAGTAGCAGGCCACCGACACACTATTACGCGCTGTCGGTGCTGGCTGACGATTCCACAATGCCACTGAGCCCGCGGGATCCTGAACGGCGGCAGGTGCTCGGGGTGGGCCCGATCGCACTGCCGGCCTACCTCGATCATCCGTCGATTACCATACGCAGCGACGAGACGACACTGTTTCGCTCCGATCTGCATCGCTGGGGCGGGTCCCTGCATGACGAGGTGAGCCGGGTGCTGGTGGAAAATCTTGACCGTTTGTTGCCGGAGGAGCGTTTCATTGTCCTGCCTTGGATGGAAACCGCGGTCAGCGACTTCCGCGTGCAGATCTCCATCAGCCGCTTTGAGGGTGTGGCTGAACAAGGGGTGGTGCTGCATGGATCGTGGCTCCTGTTTGGCGGGCGGAGCTCCACTCCACTTGCCGCGGATACGGTGGAAGTGCGCGAAGAGATTGAAGGCGACGGTTATCGTGAGCTGGTGTTGGCCATGAGCAGGTGTCTGGTCGCCATGGGCGGCAGCATCGCCGGTGCGATCATCGATCGTCAGGCGGTCTACACCACTGAGCGGGTGACGCAAGAGGCACCCTGA
- a CDS encoding transglutaminase-like domain-containing protein, whose protein sequence is MSPYLRATRFIDYDQPSVQAFAERVCAPLAGAGAREKAVQLYYAVRDEIRYDPYDLSIVPDALRASGVITKGVGYCVTKAVVLTAVARQQGIPSRLGFADVRNHLSTKRLRQVMETDVFFYHGFTELFLEGRWVKATPAFNLALCRRFQVKPLEFDGINDSIFHECNAVGQKHLEYLREHGSFADLPHEQLFAAYRHHYPALFRLLEKTASFDFHEEAEQERRRSRPSRW, encoded by the coding sequence TTGAGCCCTTATCTTCGGGCGACCAGGTTTATCGATTACGATCAACCGTCGGTACAGGCCTTCGCCGAACGGGTCTGTGCGCCGCTTGCCGGCGCCGGCGCGCGGGAAAAAGCGGTTCAGCTCTATTACGCGGTACGGGATGAGATTCGCTACGACCCCTATGATTTGAGCATCGTTCCCGACGCCCTGCGGGCCAGTGGTGTGATCACCAAAGGGGTCGGCTATTGTGTGACCAAGGCCGTGGTTCTTACGGCAGTTGCCCGGCAGCAAGGTATTCCCAGCCGACTCGGATTCGCCGATGTGCGTAATCATCTGTCGACCAAGCGGTTACGCCAGGTGATGGAGACCGATGTCTTCTTTTATCACGGCTTCACCGAGCTGTTCCTCGAAGGGCGTTGGGTCAAGGCGACGCCTGCTTTCAATCTGGCTCTTTGTCGACGTTTTCAGGTGAAACCGTTGGAATTCGACGGGATCAACGATTCCATCTTTCACGAATGCAACGCGGTTGGGCAAAAGCATCTCGAATATCTGCGCGAGCATGGCAGTTTTGCCGATCTCCCCCATGAGCAGTTGTTTGCCGCCTACCGGCATCATTATCCGGCTCTGTTTCGGCTCCTGGAAAAAACCGCCTCTTTTGATTTTCACGAGGAAGCGGAGCAAGAGCGGCGAAGATCAAGACCGTCGCGGTGGTGA